A DNA window from Thiobacillus denitrificans ATCC 25259 contains the following coding sequences:
- a CDS encoding nitronate monooxygenase — MKRVDDFRLNFGNKELVPIVIGGMGVDISTAELALEAARLGGIGHISDAMVQTVSDRRFDTNFVSQKLKTYKANVASSDKSEVHFNLGVLEEATRNHVGRTMDAKRGDGMIFINCMEKLTMNAPRETLRVRLSAALDAGIDGITLSAGLHLGSFALIEDHPRFRDARLGIIVSSPRALAMFLRKNARLQRLPDFVVVEGPLAGGHLGFGLDWAQYELATIVAEVQAYLQSEHLDIPVIAAGGIFTGSDAAAFLEQGAAAVQVATRFTVTRECGLPDKVKQEYFKASEEDIEVNTISPTGYPMRMLKGSPGIGAGIRPNCEAYGYLLDANGRCAYIDAYNRQVELQPDAKKISVMEKTCLCTHMRNFDIWTCGQTAYRLKDTTTRADDGSYRILSAEHVFNDYQFSVDDKVALPA; from the coding sequence ATGAAACGCGTCGATGATTTCCGCCTCAATTTCGGCAACAAAGAACTGGTGCCGATCGTCATCGGCGGGATGGGGGTCGACATCTCGACCGCGGAACTCGCGCTCGAAGCCGCCCGCCTCGGCGGCATCGGCCACATTTCCGACGCGATGGTGCAGACCGTCTCGGACCGGCGCTTCGACACCAACTTCGTCAGCCAGAAGCTCAAGACCTACAAGGCCAACGTCGCGAGCAGCGACAAATCCGAGGTGCACTTCAATCTCGGCGTGCTCGAGGAAGCCACGCGCAATCACGTCGGCCGCACGATGGACGCCAAGCGCGGCGACGGCATGATCTTCATCAACTGCATGGAGAAGCTGACGATGAACGCGCCGCGCGAGACGCTGCGCGTTCGCCTGTCGGCCGCACTCGACGCGGGGATCGACGGCATCACGCTCTCCGCGGGTCTGCATCTCGGCTCGTTCGCGCTGATCGAGGACCATCCGCGCTTCCGCGACGCGCGGCTCGGCATCATCGTCTCGTCGCCGCGCGCGCTCGCGATGTTCCTGCGCAAGAACGCGCGCCTGCAGCGCCTGCCCGACTTCGTCGTGGTCGAGGGCCCGCTGGCCGGCGGCCATCTCGGCTTCGGCCTCGACTGGGCGCAGTACGAGCTCGCGACGATCGTCGCCGAGGTGCAGGCCTATCTGCAGAGCGAACACCTGGACATCCCGGTCATCGCCGCGGGCGGGATCTTCACCGGCAGCGACGCCGCGGCCTTTCTCGAGCAGGGCGCCGCGGCGGTGCAGGTCGCCACGCGTTTCACCGTCACGCGCGAATGCGGCCTGCCCGACAAGGTCAAGCAGGAGTACTTCAAGGCGAGCGAGGAAGACATCGAGGTCAACACGATCTCGCCGACCGGCTATCCCATGCGCATGCTCAAGGGCAGCCCGGGAATCGGCGCCGGCATCCGCCCGAATTGCGAGGCCTACGGCTACCTGCTCGATGCCAACGGCCGCTGCGCCTACATCGACGCGTACAACCGCCAGGTCGAACTGCAGCCCGACGCGAAGAAAATTTCGGTCATGGAAAAAACCTGCCTGTGCACGCACATGCGCAACTTCGACATCTGGACCTGCGGGCAGACCGCCTATCGGCTCAAGGACACCACCACGCGTGCCGACGACGGCAGCTACCGGATCCTGAGCGCCGAGCACGTATTCAACGACTATCAATTCAGCGTCGACGACAAAGTCGCGCTGCCTGCCTGA
- a CDS encoding hemerythrin domain-containing protein, with amino-acid sequence MSTIVDFLGADHRACDDLFASAEAAAAQKNWDSARTLFTRFHEAMEHHLTMEEEVLFPAFEKRPGMAAGPTQVMRSEHVQMRGLMDDMANAVAASNRDGYLGLSETLNMLMQQHNLKEENMLYPMSDQVLNSERDGLIRTMEGMAR; translated from the coding sequence ATGAGCACTATCGTGGATTTTCTGGGCGCCGACCACCGCGCCTGCGACGACTTGTTCGCCTCGGCCGAAGCGGCCGCGGCGCAAAAAAACTGGGATAGCGCGCGCACGCTCTTCACGCGCTTCCACGAGGCCATGGAACACCACCTGACGATGGAGGAAGAAGTCCTGTTCCCGGCCTTCGAGAAGCGCCCCGGCATGGCCGCCGGGCCGACCCAGGTCATGCGCTCGGAGCATGTGCAGATGCGCGGACTCATGGACGACATGGCCAACGCGGTCGCCGCGAGCAACCGCGACGGCTATCTCGGGCTGTCCGAGACGCTCAACATGCTGATGCAGCAGCACAACCTGAAGGAGGAGAACATGCTCTATCCGATGTCCGACCAGGTGCTGAACAGCGAACGCGACGGCCTGATCCGGACCATGGAAGGCATGGCGCGGTAA
- the ubiT gene encoding ubiquinone anaerobic biosynthesis accessory factor UbiT: MLNLAVPPQLAKVVARLPPAPPSIAFSAAANRLLWPALQAFDWQPLVGRRYAIRVNDLGLTLRFTVSARGFAADSGTPDLTISASARDFLLLLGRREDPDTLFFSRRLVSEGDTALGLTVKNLLDALDPDAVLAQLPAPLARLARRVLAA, translated from the coding sequence ATGCTGAATCTCGCCGTGCCGCCGCAGCTTGCCAAGGTCGTCGCCCGGCTTCCGCCCGCGCCACCGAGCATCGCGTTTTCGGCGGCGGCGAACCGGCTGCTGTGGCCCGCGCTGCAGGCCTTCGACTGGCAGCCGCTGGTCGGACGCCGCTACGCGATCCGCGTCAACGACCTCGGCCTCACGCTGCGTTTCACGGTGAGCGCGCGCGGCTTCGCGGCCGACAGCGGCACGCCCGACCTCACGATCAGCGCGAGCGCACGCGATTTTCTGTTGCTGCTCGGACGCCGGGAAGACCCCGATACGCTGTTCTTCAGTCGACGCCTCGTCAGCGAGGGCGACACCGCGCTCGGGCTGACGGTCAAGAATCTGCTCGATGCGCTCGACCCCGACGCCGTTCTCGCGCAACTACCGGCGCCGCTCGCGCGCCTTGCGCGCCGGGTGCTCGCGGCCTAG
- a CDS encoding YgaP family membrane protein, with the protein MTVDRIVHLMAGLMVLVSIALAHFTNNPAWLWLTAFVGANLAQSGVTGFCPLAFMLKRAGVREGGCCS; encoded by the coding sequence ATGACCGTAGACCGTATCGTGCACCTGATGGCGGGCCTGATGGTGCTTGTCAGCATCGCACTCGCGCATTTCACCAACAATCCGGCCTGGCTCTGGCTGACCGCCTTCGTCGGAGCGAATCTCGCGCAGAGCGGCGTGACCGGCTTCTGTCCGCTCGCCTTCATGCTCAAGCGCGCCGGCGTCAGGGAAGGAGGCTGCTGCTCCTGA
- a CDS encoding TetR/AcrR family transcriptional regulator: MPAKKRKSAEVRRHDVVEAAMEIIRHEGVAKLTTRSLSQAVGIAQPTLFLHFGSKSHVLVALIDTIQERLQQEMAGLGLARLPPLERLKAVIRAHLNFIQRQPGIPRLLFSEELQSGDPVFRARMNGLVQFFLGFIADLIAAAQAEGEIRPEIVPQQNACILIAAVQGLAFRWVLSDNRFELSEQADAVIATFIDGWAARP, from the coding sequence ATGCCCGCAAAAAAAAGGAAATCCGCAGAAGTCCGTCGTCATGACGTGGTCGAGGCGGCCATGGAGATCATCCGCCACGAAGGCGTCGCCAAGCTCACCACGCGCTCGCTGTCGCAGGCGGTCGGCATCGCGCAGCCGACGCTGTTTCTCCACTTCGGCAGCAAGAGCCACGTCCTCGTCGCGCTGATCGACACCATCCAGGAGCGCCTGCAGCAGGAAATGGCGGGCCTCGGCCTTGCCCGGCTGCCGCCGCTCGAGCGCTTGAAGGCCGTGATCCGCGCGCACCTCAATTTCATCCAGCGCCAGCCCGGGATCCCGCGCCTGCTGTTCTCGGAGGAACTGCAAAGCGGCGATCCGGTGTTTCGCGCGCGCATGAACGGTCTCGTGCAGTTCTTTCTCGGCTTCATCGCCGACCTGATCGCCGCCGCGCAGGCCGAAGGCGAGATCCGGCCCGAAATCGTTCCGCAGCAGAACGCCTGCATCCTGATCGCGGCCGTTCAGGGGCTCGCATTTCGCTGGGTGCTTTCGGACAATCGCTTCGAACTGAGCGAGCAGGCCGACGCCGTCATCGCGACCTTCATCGACGGCTGGGCCGCGCGCCCCTAG
- a CDS encoding U32 family peptidase, translating to MNLSLGPLLYYWPRDDVLAFYGEAAHWPVARVYLGESVCSRRHVLRLPDWLALAVELAAAGKQVLLSTQTLIESESDLKTLRRIASDGRFGVEANEWGAVRLLAEAGVPFVAGSTLNVYNAQTLALLAELGATRWLPPVETSRAGLAALLAHAPAGIETEVFAYGRLPLAYSARCFTARHYNLPKDDCQFRCLDHPDGLALGTREGEAFLTLNGIQTQSSGVHTLIDQLPALREIGVASLRLSPQSRHMGRVVEAFAAALNGDGWDAAALQRAMPGAAIDGYWHGRAGLEYLREEPC from the coding sequence ATGAATCTGAGTCTGGGTCCCCTCCTGTATTACTGGCCGCGCGACGACGTGCTCGCCTTCTACGGCGAGGCCGCACATTGGCCGGTCGCGCGCGTCTACCTCGGCGAGAGCGTGTGCTCGCGCCGCCACGTGCTGCGCCTGCCCGACTGGCTCGCCCTTGCGGTGGAACTGGCCGCGGCGGGCAAGCAAGTGCTGCTCTCGACGCAGACGCTGATCGAGTCCGAATCCGACCTGAAGACGCTGCGGCGCATCGCGTCCGACGGCCGCTTCGGCGTCGAGGCCAACGAGTGGGGGGCGGTGCGGCTGCTCGCCGAGGCCGGCGTGCCTTTCGTCGCGGGCTCGACGCTCAACGTCTACAACGCGCAAACGCTGGCGCTGCTCGCGGAGCTCGGCGCGACGCGCTGGCTGCCGCCCGTAGAGACCTCGCGCGCCGGGCTTGCCGCGTTGCTCGCGCACGCGCCGGCGGGGATCGAGACCGAAGTCTTCGCCTACGGACGTCTGCCGCTCGCGTACTCGGCGCGCTGCTTCACCGCGCGCCACTACAACCTGCCGAAGGACGACTGCCAGTTCCGCTGCCTCGATCATCCCGACGGCCTCGCGCTCGGGACCCGCGAAGGCGAAGCCTTCCTGACCTTGAACGGCATCCAGACGCAGTCTTCCGGCGTCCATACCCTGATCGACCAACTGCCAGCCCTGCGCGAAATCGGCGTCGCGAGCCTGCGGCTGTCGCCGCAGTCGCGGCACATGGGGCGCGTGGTCGAGGCCTTTGCCGCCGCGCTGAACGGCGACGGCTGGGACGCGGCTGCCTTGCAGCGGGCGATGCCGGGCGCGGCGATCGATGGCTATTGGCATGGCCGCGCAGGCCTCGAATACCTGCGGGAAGAACCGTGCTGA
- a CDS encoding DUF2249 domain-containing protein, producing MSAHLHLRQDQVYPFDARGIAKRFRHAAIFGALDALNAGERMRFVNDHDPLPLLDQLRARYGEGVEIQYLQREPGQIVIDFIRN from the coding sequence ATGAGTGCCCATCTCCACCTTCGGCAGGATCAGGTCTATCCCTTCGACGCCCGCGGCATCGCCAAGCGCTTCCGCCACGCCGCGATCTTCGGCGCGCTCGACGCGCTCAATGCCGGGGAACGCATGCGCTTCGTCAACGACCACGATCCGCTGCCGCTGCTCGACCAACTGCGCGCGCGCTACGGCGAGGGGGTCGAGATCCAGTACTTGCAGCGCGAGCCCGGGCAGATCGTGATCGACTTCATTCGCAACTGA
- a CDS encoding DUF2249 domain-containing protein, whose product MEGSDEILVDARGLAAPEPLERVMDALDTLGPGQTIRLLLHREPFPLYELLAERGYAHATHEDVEGNYVILIRSSHDPTAPPARE is encoded by the coding sequence ATGGAGGGGTCGGACGAAATCCTCGTCGACGCGCGCGGCCTGGCGGCACCCGAGCCGCTCGAACGCGTCATGGACGCGCTCGACACGCTGGGTCCGGGGCAGACGATCCGCCTGCTGCTGCATCGCGAGCCGTTTCCGCTTTACGAGCTGCTCGCCGAGCGGGGCTATGCGCACGCGACGCACGAGGACGTCGAGGGGAATTACGTTATCCTCATTCGATCCTCCCACGACCCGACCGCGCCGCCCGCCCGAGAATGA
- the queD gene encoding 6-carboxytetrahydropterin synthase QueD has translation MLITRRLEFDAGHRIPNHGSQCRHLHGHRYALEITLAGAIVATEGAREQGMVMDFSDVKAIAREVLVDRWDHAFLVYEGDRVVVDLLAALPEHKTVVLPVVPTAEHLAEEAFRVLDAAYRERYGGRLGLQRVRLYETPNNWADATRAAD, from the coding sequence ATGCTGATCACGCGCCGGCTCGAATTCGACGCCGGTCACCGCATCCCCAACCACGGCAGCCAGTGCCGCCACCTGCACGGCCACCGCTACGCGCTCGAGATCACGCTCGCGGGTGCGATCGTCGCGACCGAGGGGGCGCGGGAGCAGGGGATGGTGATGGATTTTTCCGACGTCAAGGCGATCGCGCGCGAGGTTCTGGTCGACCGCTGGGATCACGCCTTTCTCGTGTATGAGGGCGATCGCGTCGTGGTCGACTTGCTGGCCGCGCTTCCCGAGCACAAGACGGTCGTGCTGCCGGTCGTGCCGACGGCCGAGCACCTCGCCGAAGAGGCCTTCCGCGTCCTGGATGCAGCCTATCGCGAGCGCTACGGCGGCCGGCTCGGCCTGCAGCGCGTACGCCTGTACGAAACCCCGAACAACTGGGCCGACGCGACGCGCGCGGCCGATTGA
- a CDS encoding ribonucleoside triphosphate reductase, with product MTDRGRDTVTVSALREVLKRDGRRAPFDAGKIRSALLRAGQASGEFGGDEADLLTAQVVKVLAHSFRNTPPDIERIQDVVEQSLIASNHFQTARAYIAYRESHKKLREDRKTVVDVEASINEYLSRQDWRVNANANQGYSLGGLILNVSGKVVANYWLNHVYPPELGEAHRDGSIHVHDLDMLAGYCAGWSLRTLLHEGLNGVPGKVEAGPPKHMSSAVGQIVNFLGTLQNEWAGAQAFSSFDTYMAPFIRNDRMSYAEVRQCIQELIYNLNVPSRWGTQTPFTNLTFDWTCPEDLREQVPVIGGKEMPFTYGELQVEMDMINRAYIEVMTTGDAKGRVFTFPIPTYNMTPDFPWESENAGRLFAMTARYGLPYFQNFINSEMKPNHIRSMCCRLQLDLRELLKRGNGLFGSAEQTGSVGVVTVNCARLGYEYKGDEAGLLRRLDALLDMARNGLEIKRKEIQRLMDNGLFPYTKRYLGTLRNHFSTVGVNGVNEMIRNFTADEHDITTVWGHDFAVRLLDHIRGRIAAFQEETGHMYNLEATPAEGTTYRFAKEDAKRYPGILQAGAEGAPYYTNSTQLPVGFTDDAFEALERQDELQRKYTGGTVLHLYMSEHISSAEACKNLVRRSLERFSLPYITITPTFSICPKHGYLAGEHEFCPKCDEEALSRKRVVSA from the coding sequence ATGACGGATAGAGGTCGCGACACGGTTACGGTTTCAGCGCTGCGCGAGGTGCTCAAGCGCGACGGGCGGCGGGCGCCCTTCGACGCCGGAAAGATTCGCTCGGCGCTCCTGCGCGCGGGGCAGGCGAGCGGCGAATTCGGCGGCGACGAAGCCGACCTGCTGACCGCCCAGGTGGTCAAGGTGCTCGCGCACAGCTTCCGCAACACCCCGCCCGACATCGAGCGCATCCAGGACGTCGTCGAGCAGAGCCTGATCGCATCCAACCATTTCCAGACCGCGCGCGCCTACATCGCCTACCGCGAAAGCCACAAGAAGCTGCGCGAGGACCGCAAGACCGTCGTCGACGTCGAAGCGTCCATCAACGAGTACCTCTCGCGCCAGGACTGGCGCGTCAACGCCAACGCCAACCAGGGCTACTCGCTCGGCGGCCTGATCCTCAACGTCTCGGGCAAGGTCGTCGCGAACTACTGGCTCAACCACGTCTATCCGCCCGAGCTTGGCGAAGCCCACCGCGACGGCTCGATCCACGTCCACGACCTCGACATGCTGGCCGGCTACTGCGCCGGCTGGTCGCTGCGCACGCTACTCCACGAGGGCTTGAACGGTGTGCCCGGCAAGGTCGAGGCGGGGCCGCCCAAGCACATGTCGTCCGCTGTCGGGCAGATCGTCAATTTTCTCGGCACGCTGCAGAACGAGTGGGCCGGCGCGCAGGCGTTCTCGTCCTTCGACACCTACATGGCGCCCTTCATCCGCAATGACCGGATGAGTTACGCAGAGGTTCGCCAGTGCATCCAGGAATTGATCTACAACCTCAACGTGCCGTCGCGCTGGGGTACGCAGACGCCGTTCACCAACCTGACCTTCGACTGGACCTGCCCGGAGGATCTGCGCGAGCAGGTGCCGGTGATCGGCGGCAAGGAAATGCCCTTCACCTACGGCGAGCTGCAGGTCGAGATGGACATGATCAACCGCGCCTACATCGAGGTCATGACGACCGGCGACGCCAAGGGCCGCGTCTTCACCTTCCCGATCCCGACCTACAACATGACGCCGGACTTTCCCTGGGAATCGGAAAACGCCGGCCGCCTGTTCGCGATGACGGCACGCTACGGCCTGCCGTACTTCCAGAATTTCATCAATTCGGAAATGAAGCCGAACCACATCCGCTCGATGTGCTGCCGCCTGCAGCTCGACCTGCGCGAACTCCTCAAGCGTGGAAACGGCCTCTTCGGCTCGGCCGAGCAGACCGGATCGGTCGGTGTCGTCACGGTCAACTGCGCGCGCCTGGGCTACGAGTACAAAGGCGACGAGGCGGGCCTGCTGCGCCGTCTCGACGCCTTGCTCGACATGGCGAGGAACGGCCTCGAGATCAAGCGCAAGGAAATCCAGCGCCTGATGGACAACGGCCTCTTCCCCTACACCAAGCGTTATCTCGGCACGCTGCGCAATCACTTCTCGACTGTCGGCGTCAACGGCGTCAATGAGATGATCCGCAACTTCACCGCGGATGAGCACGACATCACCACGGTATGGGGCCACGACTTCGCGGTGCGCCTGCTCGACCACATCCGTGGCCGGATCGCGGCCTTCCAGGAAGAGACCGGCCACATGTACAACCTCGAGGCGACGCCGGCCGAAGGCACGACCTACCGCTTCGCGAAGGAAGACGCCAAGCGCTATCCGGGCATCCTGCAGGCCGGCGCCGAGGGCGCGCCGTATTACACCAACTCGACGCAGCTTCCGGTCGGCTTCACCGACGACGCGTTCGAGGCGCTCGAGCGCCAGGACGAGCTGCAGCGCAAGTACACCGGCGGCACCGTGCTGCATCTCTACATGTCGGAGCACATCTCGTCGGCCGAGGCGTGCAAGAACCTCGTGCGCCGCTCGCTCGAGCGCTTCAGCCTGCCCTACATCACGATCACGCCCACTTTCTCGATCTGTCCCAAACATGGCTACCTCGCCGGCGAACACGAGTTCTGTCCGAAGTGCGACGAGGAAGCCCTGTCGCGCAAGCGTGTTGTTTCAGCCTAA
- the nrdD gene encoding anaerobic ribonucleoside-triphosphate reductase, which produces MNDMTIPHSLDAAALKDEERTRCEVWTRVMGYHRPVTSFNKGKQSEHRERQFFVEGRCALG; this is translated from the coding sequence ATGAACGATATGACAATCCCCCACAGCCTCGACGCCGCGGCCCTCAAGGACGAGGAGCGCACGCGCTGCGAAGTCTGGACCCGCGTCATGGGCTATCACCGGCCGGTGACGAGCTTCAACAAGGGCAAGCAGAGCGAGCACCGCGAGCGGCAATTCTTCGTCGAAGGCCGCTGCGCGCTCGGCTGA
- a CDS encoding OmpP1/FadL family transporter, with amino-acid sequence MNKKLFAAVSAALAGFAANAHATNGDQMLGVTATQWGMGGAIVAAPQDAATLLYNPAGLATLGIKDVRFDMGVGVLNPPRKVNGQDSDSDYYLMPAGAVAFNVDDKLFLGLNMGGVSGSGVDFADVRPLLAGTQAVVTTKQSYKIAPGFAYRFSDRLALGAALQIGYQSLAIHNNAFTLPQTQVYGVGMNAGVIYKFNEAVQLGASWTSKTSMDEFQWNTTAGPYSMTLDMPQVVALGVAFRPMPGLLIEADVKRIGFQDVLDRVPFETPGGASTMNFGWDDQTVYAIGVQKQINDKTTVRAGFNYGKSPIGEEDVDNNIGSLAITEKHLSLGITREFSDKVSGSLAYTRAFHNEITSNTGSNTTIELEQNIVNLQVSYKY; translated from the coding sequence ATGAATAAGAAACTTTTTGCCGCCGTGTCGGCTGCATTGGCGGGCTTTGCCGCGAATGCTCACGCGACCAACGGCGACCAGATGCTCGGCGTCACCGCGACCCAGTGGGGCATGGGCGGCGCCATCGTCGCCGCGCCCCAGGACGCGGCCACTCTGCTGTACAACCCGGCGGGCCTCGCCACGCTCGGCATCAAGGACGTGCGCTTCGACATGGGCGTCGGCGTGCTCAACCCGCCGCGCAAGGTCAACGGCCAGGACAGCGATTCCGATTACTACCTAATGCCGGCGGGGGCGGTTGCGTTCAACGTCGACGACAAGCTGTTTCTGGGCCTCAACATGGGCGGCGTTTCCGGCAGCGGCGTCGATTTTGCCGACGTGCGGCCCTTGCTCGCGGGCACGCAGGCCGTGGTCACGACCAAGCAGTCCTACAAGATCGCCCCGGGCTTCGCCTACCGGTTCAGCGACCGGCTTGCGCTCGGGGCCGCGCTGCAGATCGGCTATCAGAGCCTGGCGATCCACAACAACGCCTTCACCCTGCCGCAGACCCAGGTCTACGGCGTCGGCATGAACGCGGGCGTGATCTATAAGTTCAACGAGGCTGTGCAGCTCGGCGCGAGCTGGACCAGCAAGACCAGCATGGACGAGTTCCAGTGGAACACCACCGCCGGCCCTTACAGCATGACGCTCGACATGCCGCAGGTCGTCGCGCTCGGCGTCGCCTTCCGGCCCATGCCGGGCTTGCTGATCGAGGCCGACGTGAAGCGCATCGGCTTCCAGGACGTGCTGGATCGAGTCCCCTTCGAGACCCCCGGCGGCGCGAGCACGATGAATTTCGGCTGGGACGACCAGACCGTTTATGCGATCGGCGTGCAGAAGCAGATCAACGACAAGACGACCGTGCGCGCGGGCTTCAACTACGGCAAATCGCCGATCGGTGAGGAAGACGTCGACAACAACATCGGCTCGCTGGCGATCACCGAGAAACATCTCTCGCTCGGCATCACGCGCGAATTCAGCGACAAGGTGTCCGGCTCGTTGGCCTATACCCGCGCTTTCCATAACGAGATCACCTCGAATACGGGAAGCAACACCACGATCGAGCTCGAGCAGAACATCGTCAATCTGCAGGTGAGTTACAAGTACTGA
- a CDS encoding TIGR01212 family radical SAM protein (This family includes YhcC from E. coli K-12, an uncharacterized radical SAM protein.) has translation MSMLSERVHTFGRAMLDRYGERVHKIALDAGFTCPNRDGSKGIGGCTFCNNKSFAPGAREPASLVAQFDRARGRIGRATGARRFIAYFQAYTNTYAHVDELRALYDSALAAPDVVGLAIGTRPDCVPPPVLALLAEYRDRGHEVWLELGLQSSFDATLARVNRGHGFAEYRTATRAARALGIPVCCHLIVGLPGEDESHSHVSLDRVLDIGVDGLKLHPLHVVKHTKLAIEWKRGEYQPLDEADYTRIAADLIERTPWDVVYHRVTGTASPDILLAPAWCAKKWDVLNGIADELLRRGTRQGSRAAEHWKETHHAA, from the coding sequence ATGAGCATGCTCAGCGAACGCGTGCATACCTTCGGCCGAGCGATGCTCGACCGCTATGGGGAGCGCGTGCACAAGATCGCGCTCGACGCCGGCTTCACCTGCCCGAACCGCGACGGCAGCAAGGGCATCGGCGGCTGCACCTTCTGCAACAACAAGTCCTTCGCGCCCGGCGCGCGCGAGCCTGCTTCGCTCGTCGCGCAATTTGACCGCGCGCGCGGGCGCATCGGGCGGGCGACCGGGGCACGCCGCTTCATCGCCTACTTCCAGGCCTACACGAACACCTACGCTCACGTCGACGAACTCCGCGCGCTCTACGATTCGGCGCTCGCCGCGCCCGACGTCGTCGGCCTCGCCATCGGCACGCGCCCCGACTGCGTCCCGCCGCCGGTGCTCGCGCTGCTCGCCGAATACCGCGACCGCGGGCACGAGGTCTGGCTTGAGCTCGGCCTGCAGTCGAGCTTCGACGCGACGCTTGCGCGGGTCAATCGCGGACATGGCTTCGCCGAATACCGCACGGCGACGCGCGCGGCGCGCGCGCTGGGCATCCCGGTGTGCTGCCACCTGATCGTCGGCCTGCCCGGCGAGGACGAATCGCACAGCCACGTCAGTCTCGACCGCGTGCTCGACATCGGCGTCGACGGTCTCAAGCTGCACCCGCTGCACGTAGTCAAGCACACCAAGCTTGCGATCGAGTGGAAACGCGGCGAATACCAGCCGCTCGACGAAGCCGACTACACGCGCATCGCCGCCGACCTGATCGAGCGCACGCCGTGGGACGTGGTCTATCACCGCGTTACCGGCACGGCGTCGCCCGACATCCTGCTCGCGCCGGCATGGTGCGCCAAGAAATGGGACGTATTGAACGGCATCGCCGACGAACTGCTGCGCCGTGGCACGCGGCAAGGTTCGCGCGCGGCCGAGCACTGGAAGGAGACGCATCATGCCGCTTGA
- the ubiU gene encoding ubiquinone anaerobic biosynthesis protein UbiU, translating into MPLDLVCPAGSLVSLKAAVDNGADAVYMGFRDNTNARAFPGLNFDEAQAAEGLRYARDRGRKVLLALNTYPQSDTWTRWTGAVDRAAKLGMDAIILADPGLMRYAVKHHPQLRLHLSVQGSATSYEAVNFYREHFGVQRAVLPRVLSLPQVENVVMHTDVEIELFGFGGLCVMVEGRCLLSSYCTGESPNSAGVCSPAKAVQWKDTPTGLESRLNGVLLDRYGKDEKAGYPTLCKGRFEVGGETYYAIEEPTSLNTLDLLPEMLKMGIAAIKIEGRQRSPAYVAQVTKVWRAAIDAVKKDAVDFKPTPAWQAELNKLSEGQSHTLGAYHRPWK; encoded by the coding sequence ATGCCGCTTGATCTCGTCTGCCCGGCGGGCAGTCTCGTTTCGCTCAAGGCGGCGGTCGACAATGGCGCCGACGCCGTCTATATGGGATTTCGCGACAACACCAACGCGCGCGCCTTCCCCGGGCTCAATTTCGACGAGGCGCAGGCCGCGGAGGGACTGCGCTACGCGCGCGACCGCGGGCGCAAGGTTCTGCTCGCGCTCAACACCTACCCGCAGAGCGACACCTGGACGCGCTGGACGGGTGCCGTGGACCGCGCGGCGAAGCTCGGGATGGACGCGATCATCCTCGCCGACCCCGGGCTCATGCGCTACGCGGTCAAACACCATCCGCAGCTGCGGCTTCACCTCTCGGTGCAGGGTTCGGCGACGAGCTACGAAGCGGTCAATTTCTACCGCGAGCACTTCGGCGTCCAGCGCGCCGTGTTGCCGCGCGTGCTCTCGCTTCCGCAGGTCGAAAACGTCGTCATGCACACCGACGTCGAAATCGAGTTGTTCGGCTTCGGCGGCCTGTGCGTCATGGTCGAGGGGCGCTGTCTGCTGTCGTCGTATTGCACGGGTGAATCGCCGAATTCGGCGGGGGTGTGCTCGCCGGCGAAGGCCGTGCAGTGGAAGGACACGCCGACGGGGCTGGAGTCGCGGCTGAACGGCGTGCTGCTCGACCGTTACGGGAAGGATGAAAAAGCCGGCTATCCGACGCTGTGCAAGGGCCGCTTCGAAGTCGGCGGCGAGACCTATTACGCGATCGAGGAGCCGACGAGTCTGAACACCCTCGATCTGTTGCCCGAGATGCTGAAGATGGGGATCGCGGCGATCAAGATCGAAGGTCGCCAGCGCAGCCCGGCCTATGTCGCGCAGGTCACCAAAGTGTGGCGCGCGGCGATCGACGCGGTGAAGAAGGATGCCGTCGATTTCAAACCGACGCCGGCCTGGCAGGCCGAACTCAACAAGCTGTCGGAAGGGCAGAGCCACACGCTCGGCGCCTACCACCGTCCCTGGAAGTGA